The proteins below are encoded in one region of Hordeum vulgare subsp. vulgare chromosome 3H, MorexV3_pseudomolecules_assembly, whole genome shotgun sequence:
- the LOC123442942 gene encoding F-box protein At2g05970-like, whose amino-acid sequence MSTKETRLKEVNSVGMKDWANIQTDIGGLIIKKLGIPDYIRFRAVCTSWNHICKEVSNHPRVDPWLMLPAKPLDGAKFFSLPEKKSQTIHIPSVATIFGSMWTPVGSSHGWLIFFNPPQGTIQLVNPISSASFQLPSVGRRHLSKAMLLDMSESNFTVAVIYRDQKGYKVTRKGSKSWSFVDSKHILVDVFKHRRQLYTIDVYGTVEVWAEPPRSWPDEDFPQVEPHMHNLVHYQHQKFNCLVETPSGDLIRVKRQSQNMFALWVLDRGTSTFEMTSDIGEFALFVSHYSSFCFPAKDHPYLKANCVYFIDSYNNLCAFNLEHGTKELVEALETAAPTRSQQDVYGRHPRAEPFLWLYPSLK is encoded by the exons ATGTCCACGAAGGAAACAAG GCTTAAAGAAGTTAATTCTGTTGGGATGAAAGATTGGGCCAATATTCAGACTGATATTGGTGGTCTAATTATAAAGAAGCTTGGCATTCCTGACTACATCAGATTCCGTGCTGTATGCACCTCATGGAACCATATCTGCAAGGAAGTATCCAACCATCCAAGGGTGGACCCATGGCTGATGCTCCCCGCAAAGCCGCTTGATGGTGCTAAATTTTTTAGCTTACCTGAAAAAAAGAGTCAAACCATCCATATCCCGAGTGTTGCCACGATCTTTGGATCCATGTGGACTCCGGTTGGTTCATCCCATGGTTGGCTTATCTTCTTTAACCCGCCACAAGGAACCATCCAGCTGGTTAATCCCATCAGCAGCGCATCGTTCCAACTCCCATCAGTCGGGAGGAGGCACCTGTCCAAGGCCATGTTGCTTGACATGAGTGAGAGCAACTTCACTGTTGCTGTCATCTATCGCGACCAAAAAGGATACAAAGTGACACGCAAAGGAAGCAAAAGCTGGTCGTTTGTCGATTCGAAACACATTTTGGTGGATGTCTTCAAGCACAGAAGGCAACTTTACACCATTGATGTATATGGTACGGTCGAGGTGTGGGCAGAGCCTCCCCGTTCATGGCCAGATGAGGATTTCCCCCAGGTGGAACCGCATATGCACAACCTCGTCCACTACCAGCACCAGAAGTTCAATTGCCTGGTGGAGACTCCATCCGGCGACCTCATAAGGGTCAAGCGCCAGTCGCAGAACATGTTTGCGCTGTGGGTCCTCGACAGGGGGACCTCTACCTTCGAGATGACCAGCGACATTGGGGAATTCGCGCTGTTTGTCAGCCACTACAGCTCGTTCTGTTTTCCGGCCAAGGACCATCCGTACCTGAAGGCAAACTGCGTCTACTTCATCGACAGCTACAACAACCTGTGCGCGTTCAACCTCGAGCACGGGACCAAGGAGCTCGTAGAAGCCCTCGAAACCGCTGCCCCCACCCGCAGCCAGCAAGACGTTTACGGGCGCCACCCACGAGCAGAACCATTCCTATGGTTATACCCTTCGCTGAAATAG
- the LOC123442941 gene encoding uncharacterized protein LOC123442941 yields MEATATSYPVARDAPPRPAPQTAQLGGGPAPQSGGWARWALWTVVFLVLTASFAWGVYQSRHRPRSLAFVIATYYLLAVLYCCLGKLSLLRRDDPAAAPERRRVRLAVWVVSVAFANVIAARVADSMEDRWLRIAVWVILAVGIGVGFYFFFIREGARDREVAGRRQETELHQVSPEQRV; encoded by the coding sequence ATGGAGGCAACCGCAACGTCCTACCCGGTGGCGCGGGACGCGCCGCCGCGGCCGGCGCCGCAGACGGCGCAGCTGGGCGGCGGCCCGGCGCCGCAGAGCGGCGGGTGGGCGCGCTGGGCGCTGTGGACCGTCGTGTTCCTCGTCCTCACCGCCAGCTTCGCGTGGGGCGTGTACCAGTCGCGGCACCGGCCGCGGAGCCTCGCCTTCGTCATCGCCACCTACTACCTCCTCGCCGTGCTCTACTGCTGCCTCGGGAAGCTGAGCCTCCTTCGCCGCGACGACCCGGCGGCGGCGCCCGAGCGGCGCCGGGTCAGGCTCGCCGTCTGGGTCGTCTCCGTGGCCTTCGCCAACGTCATCGCGGCGCGCGTCGCCGACTCGATGGAGGACCGGTGGCTCCGGATCGCCGTCTGGGTGATCCTCGCCGTCGGCATCGGCGTcggcttctacttcttcttcatccGCGAGGGCGCCCGTGACCGCGAGGTCGCCGGACGGCGGCAGGAGACGGAGCTCCACCAGGTGTCCCCGGAGCAAAGGGTCTGA